The region ACAATACGGAAATTTGTATCTAAAAATATGAAGGTTTCAATAGATAAAGTTTGGGTGGATCCGAAGGTAAATGAAAAATTATGGGCGAGAAGCATAGAGAAGCCACCCTCAAAGATCCAGGTTAAGATTGTAAAATTTGAAGAAGATGAGAGTGTAGAAGTATTGATACCGGAGTAATATAATGCTATTGAAAGGGGAACTGCACAACAGTCCATTTGTTGGTATTTTTGTGGAGTGCAATGAAGAAATCGCGGTTGTGCCATCAGATATAACTAAGGCAGAGCTGGGATTAATAGAAGATTCTTTAAATGTGGCAGTTCAAAAGACTATGTTTAATGGTTCTCCGTTAATAGGCAGCTTAATGGTTATGAACAACAACGGTGCGGTAGTCACTGACTTTGCAGTAAAGGAGGAAGTAGAATTCTTAAAAAATTACAATTTGCTTTTTATTGAAGACAGAATAAATGCCGTTGGAAACGATATTTTAGCAAACGATGTGGCTGCAATAGTCCATCCTGATTTTGAAGAGCAATCTATAAAAGAGATATCTGATGTACTAGGAGTAGAGGTAATCAAGAAAGAGCTTGGTGGAATAAAGACAGTGGGCTCTGCAGCGGTAATCACGAAAAAAGGTATGTTAGTAAATCCTCAAGTATCTGATGAAGAATTAAAATTTCTATCTGATTTTTTCAAGGTTCCGGCAGTAGTTGCAACTGCTAATTTTGGAAGCCTGTATCTAGGAGCATCCATTGTAGCAAACTCGAAAGGAGCTATCGTTGGAAACTTATCCACAACTATCGAGATAGGGAAAATAGAAGAGAACTTGTTTTAGAGCGAAAAGACCCAGACGCTCAACTCTTTTGCGAGGTCTTCTTTTTCAAATTCGATCATATTGCCAACATTTTCTATTTTTTCTTTTGGGAACAGTTTTGTAAAGTCATCTACGGGCCTGAGCCCCAAGCTCAGATTTTTAACTTTATAGTGCATTGGCACTACCACTTTCGGATTTAGAGATTCAGTAACCTTATACGCTTGTTCTCCGTTAATAGTATAATTGCCACCCACTGGAATGAACAGAAAATCTGGATTTTTGAGTTCTTTGATCATATTTGTATCTAAAAGATGGCCAAGGTCACCAACATGCACAAACACAAAGCCACCGCTTTTGAACTTGAATATGCGCATAGAACCTCTTTTTGAGCCCTGGCTATCATCGTGATAAGCAGTTATTACTTTTCCTTCAACATCTTCAAACTTAAAATCTCCAACTTTATCGACAACTTTAAAGTTTCCAGAAACGACATTTATTGCATTATGATCAAAATGCTCATGAGTCACAAATACGAGATCGGCATTAGGTTTTGGAACGGGCAAACCAATAGATTTACCGTCATGAGGGTCGATTACAATTTTTTTGTTGTTTCCAATTTCAAAGCAAGCATGTCCGTGCCATTTAATATACATATTAAACACCTCTAACAAATAATACAAAATTCATTATTTAAAGTTTTATAATTTTTTATTGTTTTTATTACATAACACAATCAATATATCCTCTTATGATAAAAGTAAATAATTAAAGGGGACGATAGATATTGAAAAAACTCTTTCATTAATATTAGCTGTGACAAGATGAATAAATATGATTAAGCTGCTGAGAAATATACATAAAAATGCTATATTACAAAGCCTAAGTAAGAAAGCCATTGAGCTTGCGATGTGCAGGAATTGCGGAAGATTTATGTGTTTCAATATAATAGATATCACGAAGCGAATCCATCGGATAAGTCCTGAAAACTGGCCTGATAGAGAATCTTTCAACCAAATCTTCTGAAAGAGGTTGAAAATGCCATCCGTTCCGCTGTCTGCGTTGAGGAATGAATTAAAGGCATAACTCGATTGCATGCAGACAGGGATGCGCGCAAAGGGAACACTGATATCCCTAAATAGGCAACGTTCATGACAGGAAAGACTTTGAAACTAGGTAATGTATTCTTTCAAAACCGTCCGTGTCATTAGAAGTGAAGACGA is a window of Thermoplasmata archaeon DNA encoding:
- a CDS encoding MBL fold metallo-hydrolase — its product is MYIKWHGHACFEIGNNKKIVIDPHDGKSIGLPVPKPNADLVFVTHEHFDHNAINVVSGNFKVVDKVGDFKFEDVEGKVITAYHDDSQGSKRGSMRIFKFKSGGFVFVHVGDLGHLLDTNMIKELKNPDFLFIPVGGNYTINGEQAYKVTESLNPKVVVPMHYKVKNLSLGLRPVDDFTKLFPKEKIENVGNMIEFEKEDLAKELSVWVFSL
- a CDS encoding translation initiation factor IF-6 gives rise to the protein MLLKGELHNSPFVGIFVECNEEIAVVPSDITKAELGLIEDSLNVAVQKTMFNGSPLIGSLMVMNNNGAVVTDFAVKEEVEFLKNYNLLFIEDRINAVGNDILANDVAAIVHPDFEEQSIKEISDVLGVEVIKKELGGIKTVGSAAVITKKGMLVNPQVSDEELKFLSDFFKVPAVVATANFGSLYLGASIVANSKGAIVGNLSTTIEIGKIEENLF
- a CDS encoding 50S ribosomal protein L31e encodes the protein MVEGELILTVPLREIRKAERSRRASNTIYTIRKFVSKNMKVSIDKVWVDPKVNEKLWARSIEKPPSKIQVKIVKFEEDESVEVLIPE